The following proteins are co-located in the Phragmites australis chromosome 10, lpPhrAust1.1, whole genome shotgun sequence genome:
- the LOC133931405 gene encoding ethylene-responsive transcription factor WIN1-like, whose product MVQSKKKFRGVRQRHWGSWVSEIRHPLLKRRVWLGTFETAEEAARAYDEAAVLMSGRNAKTNFPVPRSATGELTPVSVARDARGGGSGGGSSSAAGGSNLSQILSAKLRKCCKTPSPSLTCLRLDPEKSHIGVWQKRAGSRADSSWVMTVELNKAAAAAASSREEPTPSDGAATTSTSTTTDSPPAMDDEERIALQMIEELLGRGSPVDHSHGMLHGGEGSLMI is encoded by the exons ATGGTACAATCAAAGAAGAAGTTTCGCGGCGTCAGGCAGCGCCACTGGGGTTCATGGGTCTCCGAGATCAGGCACCCTCTACT TAAGAGGAGGGTGTggctgggtaccttcgagaccGCCGAGGAGGCCGCGCGGGCGTACGACGAGGCTGCCGTCCTGATGAGCGGCCGCAACGCGAAGACCAACTTCCCCGTCCCGAGAAGCGCCACCGGGGAGCTCACCCCGGTATCGGTGGCACGGGATGCCCGtggcggtggcagcggcggcggctcgtCCTCCGCCGCGGGTGGCAGCAACCTGTCGCAGATCCTCAGCGCTAAACTTCGCAAGTGCTGCAAGACGCCATCCCCGTCGCTCACCTGCCTCCGCCTCGACCCGGAGAAGTCCCACATTGGCGTCTGGCAGAAGCGCGCGGGCTCCCGCGCCGACTCCAGCTGGGTCATGACCGTCGAGCTCAACAaggccgcggccgcggcagcTTCGTCCAGAGAGGAGCCGACGCCAAGCGACGGTGCGGCGACGACGTCCACGTCTACGACGACGGACTCGCCACCGGCCATGGACGACGAGGAGAGGATTGCACTGCAGATGATCGAGGAGCTCCTGGGCAGGGGCAGCCCGGTTGACCATTCACATGGGATGCTGCATGGTGGAGAAGGCAGCCTCATGatctga